The Embleya scabrispora genome contains the following window.
TCACCGTGACGGCGGTGACCGGCACCCGCGCCGACGGCGCCAAGGAGATCTCCGCGCTCGTCGTGCCGTCGGGCACCCCGGGCTTCACGGTGGCACCGTCGTACTCCAAGGTGGGCTGGTGCGCCTCGGACACCCACGAACTCGGTTTCGCCGACTGCCGGGTGCCGGCCGAACACCTGCTCGGCGAACGCGGCCTGGGCATCGCGCAGTTCATGTCGGTGCTGGACGAGAGCAGGATCGCGATCTCGGCCGTCGGAGCGGGGATGGCCCAGGGCTGCGTGGACGAGTGTGTGCGCCATGCCAAGGAGCGGACGGCGTTCGGGCAGCGCATCGGCGCGTACCAGTCGATCCAGTTCAAGATCGCCGACATGGAGACGCGCGCCCACACCGCACGCCTGGCCTACTACTCGGCCGCGGCCTCGATGCTGCGCGGCGAATCCTTCTCGAAGGAGGCGGCGATGGCCAAGCTGGTCTCCTCCAGGGCGGCGATGGACAACGCCAGGGACGCGACCCAGATCTTCGGTGGCTCCGGCGTGATGAACGACAGCCCCGTGGGCCGCTTCTACCGCGACGCCAAGATCCTGGAAATCGGCGAAGGCACCACGGAGGTACAACAGATGATGATCGCCAGGCACCTCGGCTTGTCCTGACCCCACCCCCGGGCAGCGCCGCGACACGTCATCTCCGGGTTCACCGACCTCCGAGTGGCACCTCGACGTCGTCGCGAACCGCCGCCTGCGCACCGGGCCCGACCGCCACCGACACGGCGCGATGGAATACGAGCCCAGCGGGAACATCGCCGACCGAAGTAGCATCGTCCGCCAGTGATCTCGACGAGGGGAGCATCGCGTGCGGGCGATCGTGGGCGTGACCGTATCGGCCGTCATCGTGTTGGCGGCGTGCAACGACACCGACTCCCCGAAGAAACAGGCCACGGCCCCACCTTCGACATCGTCCCCGACGCCGACGACCGCACAGACCGTCGTCGCTCCGGCACCGGCCACATCCGCGCCGCCGGCGCCGACCGGCTCCGGAGCGCCGAACCCGTCGGCGACGTCCGGCACGCCGCCGGCTCGGCAGGCCGCATCCACCGAGGCCGCGATCCAGCGCTACGAGCAGTTCCTGCACGCCGTGGGCCGCGAGGACCTCGCCACGGTCTGCGACATCGCCGGCCCGGCGGCGAAGAAGGCCCAGGACGACGGCTTCGGCCCGTGCACCAGCACGATGCCCATCACGTTCGGCATGTTCTCCGCCGCGCAGAAGAAGGCCATGCAAACCGCCACGGTCGACCCGAGCCGAGTCTCGGCACGCCGACCCGACAGGGTGGAGGTCCCCGCCAAGGCGGTCCGCGCGAGCGTCCCCTTCTCCGAAAGCGACCTCGGCAACCAGACCCTCCAGTACATCGACAACGCGTGGTACATCGTCGACCAGGGATAGACCTGTCCGGCGGACAGTACCCAAAGCACACCCCGTGCCGCGTGCCGCTTCGGCATCCGCCCGCGACAGCGCCGGCCCGGGCCGTGGTGACGTCGTTCCCGGCCGACACGAGGGCGAACACCGCGCCGATGACCGATGTACCGGGGCGAGGGCAGCGCCAAGGAGAGCCCGACGTCGGCCAAGTCCGGTTCGTCGTATCGCGGACCCTGTCCGCCGGCGACGTGGGGGCAGCCCCGACGCGGTGTGGGCATCGAGCGGCAAAGGGTCGTTGCGTCTACGGACGTTGCGGGTGGGGTGGCTGTGCCGGTGGCCGGCGGCGGCCCAGTGGGATGACCAAAGGGGTGCCCGAGACCGGGTCGTCGATGATTTGGCACGGTAGACCGAAGACGTCCTCGACCAGCTCCGGCGTGACGATGTCGCGGGGTGGCCCGACGGCGAACACCGTGCCGTCGCGCATGGCGATGATGTGGTCGGCGTAGCGGCAGGCGTGGTTGAGGTCGTGCAGGACCGCGACGAGGGTGTGGCCATCGCGTTCGTTGAGGTCGCGCAGGAGTTCGAGGAGTTCGATCTGGTGGGCGATGTCGAGGAATGTGGTGGGCTCGTCCAGGAGCAGCAGTGGGGTCTGCTGGGCCAACACCATGGCCACCCATACGCGTTGGCGCTGGCCCCCCGACAGGGCGTCCACCAGGCGCGGCGACAGGTCGGTGGTCCCGGTCGCGGCCAGGGCGTTCAGCACGGCCGTCTCGTCCTCGTCGGACCACTGGCGCAGCAGCTTCTGGTGGGGATAGCGGCCTCGGGCGACGAGGTCGGCCACCGTGATGCCGTCGGGGGCGACCGAGGTCTGCGGGAGCAGGCCCATCCGCCGGGCCACCTCCTTGGCCGGAAAGGACGAGATGGCCTTGCCGTCCAGGTGCACCGTGCCGGCAACCGGGGTGAGCAGACGGGACAGTGCGCGCAGGAGCGTGGACTTGCCGCACGCGTTGGGGCCGATGATCGCGGTGATCGCTCCGTCGGGGATGTGCACGGTGAGGTCGCGGGCCACGAGGCGATCGTCGTACCCGAGGGTCAGTCCCTGTGCCCACAGCCGGGGCGCGGAAGTCGGTGTGGCGGGGTGCGCGCGGGGGTCGACGGCGATGTTCATCGTGGCGAAGTCCGTTCTGCGATGGAGGGGTTGGGGGCTCCGTGGGCGCGGGTGCCGGCGTCGCGAACCGGGGCGGACGCCGGGCGGCCGACCGCTCGCGTCGCGCGGGTCGTCACTGCCGCCGTGCCTCGCCGACCAGCAGCCGAATCAGGTAGGCGCCGCCGATGCTGACCGTGACCACTCCCACCGGCAATTGGGTCGGTGCGAACAGGGTTTGAGCGAACCAGTCGCTCGTGATCAGCAGCGCCGCCCCCATCGCGGCCGACGGCAGTATCGTCACCCCCGCGCTGCGGGCGACGCGGCGGGCCAGTTGCGGCGCGGCGAGCGCGACGAACGAGATCGGTCCGGCCGCGGCGGTGACCATGGCGGTCAGCGCGACCCCGGTGACCACGAGGGCGATGCGGGTCGGCTCGGTGCGTACCCCCAGGGCGCGGGCGGCGTCGTCGCCCATCTCCAACATCCGCATGCGTCGGCCGAGGATCAGGGCGATCGGCAGCAGGATCGCGAACACGACGGAAACCGGGCGTACTTGCTGCCAGCCCAGGCCGTTGAGCGAGCCGGCTCCCCACACCGCCGCCGCCATCGCGGTCTCCAGGTCGGCCTTGACGATGACCCACGTGTTGACCGACGCGAGCAGCGCGCTGATGCCGATGCCCACGATGATCAGCCGAAAGCCCTGGATTCCCTGCCGGTAGGCCAGCAGGTAGACCAGCGCGGCGGTTGCGATCCCACCCACGAGGGCTCCGCAGGCGACCTGGTAGTAGCCGCCGTGGACGAGCATGATCACCATGAGCGCGCCGGTGTTGGCGCCGGTATTGAAGCCGATGATGTCCGGGCTGCCGAGCGGATTGCGGGTCAACGACTGGAAGATGGCGCCACTGACACCGAGCGCGGCACCGGCGAGCAGGGCCAGCAGGACGCGAGGCAGTCGCCATTCGATCACGACCATGTGCACCTTGGCGGGTACGTCCGTGAACAGTGCCTCGGTCACCTGGACGGGCGAGAGCGAGTACTCCCCCGTGCCCAGTGCCAGGACGGCGACGACGGCCGTGACGACGAGCAGCGCCGCACACGCGACGCCGGTCCGGACGTCCAGGCGCAGCGACACACGTCCGTCGAGGAGCCGGATCACCCGGACCGCGCGCCCGAAGTCGATCGCCGCGTGCGGTCCGGGGCGTACGCCCGCCCGCTCCGCCTCCTCGTCGCGGGCGTCCGGGCCGGCCGAGCCGCGGCCCGGCGCGGTGGGCGGCGACGCGAGAGTGGACGTGGACGACGCGGCGCCCGGCAACGGCGTGCTGGGCGAAGTCGGCGACGGATCCGGCGACTTCACAGTCCGCTCACCTTCTGTCGACGCACCAGGGCGATGAGCACGGGGACGCCGACGAACGCCGTCACGATGCCGACCTGGAGTTCGCCGGGGCGCACCACCAGGCGGCCCAGGACGTCGGCGACGAGCAACAGAATCGGCGACAGGACCAGGGTGTAGGCCAGGATCCAGCGCTGATCGGGGCCGGTGATCCAGCGCGCCACGTGCGGCACCATCAGGCCCACGAAGCCGATGGGTCCGGCGACGGCGGTCGCGCCGCCACACAGCAGGGTGATCGCGATCACCGACGACACGCGGGTACGGGTGATGTTCACCCCGAGCGCGCGGGCGGCGTCGCCGCCGAGGGCGACCGCGTTGAGCGCACGGGCCACGCTCGCCGCCACCACGAGTCCGATCAGCAGGAAGGGGGCGACCTGTGCGATGGTGTCCCACTGTCGTCCGGCGATGGAGCCCGCCGACCGGAAGCGCATGCGGTCGAACGTGGTCGGATCCAGCAGCGTGATCCCGGAGCTGATCCCGCCCAGCACCGCGCCCAGCG
Protein-coding sequences here:
- a CDS encoding acyl-CoA dehydrogenase family protein — protein: MTLARLSKERRLLRETVADFARAKVAPVISDIYRREEFPYELVAAMGRMGLFGLAFEERYGGMGGDVFTLCLAIEELARVDCSVAVALSAGVTLGAIPIHRFGTPAQKERWLPALCTGERIAGFGLTEPGGGTDTAAARTKAELDGDEWVINGSKAFITNSGTDITSLVTVTAVTGTRADGAKEISALVVPSGTPGFTVAPSYSKVGWCASDTHELGFADCRVPAEHLLGERGLGIAQFMSVLDESRIAISAVGAGMAQGCVDECVRHAKERTAFGQRIGAYQSIQFKIADMETRAHTARLAYYSAAASMLRGESFSKEAAMAKLVSSRAAMDNARDATQIFGGSGVMNDSPVGRFYRDAKILEIGEGTTEVQQMMIARHLGLS
- a CDS encoding ABC transporter ATP-binding protein; this translates as MNIAVDPRAHPATPTSAPRLWAQGLTLGYDDRLVARDLTVHIPDGAITAIIGPNACGKSTLLRALSRLLTPVAGTVHLDGKAISSFPAKEVARRMGLLPQTSVAPDGITVADLVARGRYPHQKLLRQWSDEDETAVLNALAATGTTDLSPRLVDALSGGQRQRVWVAMVLAQQTPLLLLDEPTTFLDIAHQIELLELLRDLNERDGHTLVAVLHDLNHACRYADHIIAMRDGTVFAVGPPRDIVTPELVEDVFGLPCQIIDDPVSGTPLVIPLGRRRPPAQPPHPQRP
- the fepG gene encoding iron-enterobactin ABC transporter permease, whose product is MDFGRAVRVIRLLDGRVSLRLDVRTGVACAALLVVTAVVAVLALGTGEYSLSPVQVTEALFTDVPAKVHMVVIEWRLPRVLLALLAGAALGVSGAIFQSLTRNPLGSPDIIGFNTGANTGALMVIMLVHGGYYQVACGALVGGIATAALVYLLAYRQGIQGFRLIIVGIGISALLASVNTWVIVKADLETAMAAAVWGAGSLNGLGWQQVRPVSVVFAILLPIALILGRRMRMLEMGDDAARALGVRTEPTRIALVVTGVALTAMVTAAAGPISFVALAAPQLARRVARSAGVTILPSAAMGAALLITSDWFAQTLFAPTQLPVGVVTVSIGGAYLIRLLVGEARRQ
- a CDS encoding Fe(3+)-siderophore ABC transporter permease, which produces MADSPVRRGLWLIVATAALVLVILLSVAIGSKNIPLPTVWDALFHYDGSNDHVIVRDLRLPRTLLGVLVGTALGVAGAVIQAVGRNPLADPGILGVNAGAGFAAVLAIAVFDITDLRGYIWFAFLGAIVTTVAVYTIGSRGRGGATPVRLTLAGVALGAVLGGISSGITLLDPTTFDRMRFRSAGSIAGRQWDTIAQVAPFLLIGLVVAASVARALNAVALGGDAARALGVNITRTRVSSVIAITLLCGGATAVAGPIGFVGLMVPHVARWITGPDQRWILAYTLVLSPILLLVADVLGRLVVRPGELQVGIVTAFVGVPVLIALVRRQKVSGL